A DNA window from Flavisolibacter ginsenosidimutans contains the following coding sequences:
- a CDS encoding translocation/assembly module TamB domain-containing protein yields the protein MQEEKHQAPKTEKPKRSLPVRIARIVAKTVLFLLLFVIVVFLLLLTPPVQKFLTGKVENYLQNKLHTRVQIGRISFGLSGNVALQNVYIEDQTKDTLIAGGTIKANVAFLKLLSNEVEVKGIELQNITAKIKRALPDTVFNYQFVVNAFTSGATKDTSTGAPMKLNVSDVTLDNVAVTYKDVITGNDLFAKIGYATTTIDSLDPYTQTFDFPTLILRNSVVRMKQMTPLLQPKPMSQDLKEAATPSPMHLNFGVLDVSKVAIQYDNDVSAMYANINIGKLKVDGKLLDLQHNKIYLDELDLANTTANIRMGAKQGAQVVKQQAKQEVAAESTAGWDFKIDKVRFDNNNVVFNDDSKPALNYGMDYSHLKFDSLTLYADNFVMNNDSTGTTITKGSFKEKSGFVLNEVHGDLLYANHQSYLKNLLIKTPGTELKRSLVLQYASLDELSKHFERTVFDIDVTDSRVQVKDILTFAPQLRSQPALRNPNDVWHMNLVAKGTMDRMNVADLKFDGLQNTHLNASGTLSGLTNPNNAGGNFTIRRFTTNQNDLALFAGSSLKSLPLSLPQTINASGYISGNAGRLNTTLNVNTTDGNVVLDGSFANLTNPAAMSYNARVLASNLQLGKILKQQGTIGNLTGRFTATGHGITPNTINTKFSANINSVGYNHYNYRNINLNGTLNKTAFNVHANVKDPNAAVTLTASGDYAGYGPYKIDGMIDSVKADKLGFASEPLIFRGKIAGDIASINPDKLAGNILITKGLVVAGTNRLVLDSVSLAAGNDGETFITLNSDIVRAELRGQYKLTDLGDIFLNNISPYWNTGTPASNRPLAPYNIRFTADLIYSPALVAFVPDLKKADNVHAEGTLATGQGLQATVTAPSIIYGTNEINNLKANVFTDASGLHASGTVDRLKTGGSFDIYKTTINATAMNNNINFSVGIDDKAQKQKYFLSGLVAMPVNGDMSFHLNSDSLRLNYEPWTVTPNNRIVIGKTAITANDFTLAKGAQQLTIQSLPGSGASQPLEARFTNFRIATITGFIKSDSVLVDGVINGNATFTNLMQQPLFTTDLTVNDLSLRKDTLGNLNAKVSSTGSRYNANVTLTGRGNDLSITGYAEPQGKDIAMNLDLAVRRLEMGTFEGALKDFVTSASGAVNGNVSLRGTTAAPVIDGKINFDNVAVSTLAIGGPLRVDNESLVLVSNKGLEFNKFSVRDSANTPININGLVGTTNFINYNFDLTIRGRHFRAISLSKKQGEIYYGNLFITTNMHVTGTEAAPKVDGNLTVDEGTDFTVVVPQTDPGVVSREGVVEFVDFDNPGADSLFLANYDSLNKATALIGYDIATNLTIKKEAKFNIVIDEANGDFVALQGDAAMTAGIDPSGKVNLTGTYTIDQGSYQLTYNFLQRKFDIEKGSKITWNGEPTDASLDVKAIYVANTAPLDLVSNYISASNQAIRNTYLQKLPFQVFLDMQGDLMKPQITFDIVLPEDKNYNVSSDIITNVETRLAQLRQEPSELNKQVFALLLLNRFVGENPFQSSGSGGGFDAGALARQSVSKLLTEQLNGLAQNLIQGVDLNFDIASTDDYTTGERRNRTDLNVGLSKRLLNDRLTVTVGSNFELEGPQQTGQQSNNIAGNIAVNYQLSRDGRYMLRAYRKNDYFGVVDGYIIETGLRFIITLDYDRFADLFRKRKRVVNRDNQKEPNP from the coding sequence ATGCAAGAAGAAAAACATCAAGCGCCCAAAACAGAAAAACCGAAGAGAAGCCTGCCTGTGCGCATTGCACGGATCGTTGCCAAGACGGTTCTGTTTCTGCTGCTGTTTGTCATTGTTGTATTCTTACTCCTTCTCACGCCGCCCGTGCAAAAGTTTCTGACGGGCAAGGTTGAAAATTACCTTCAAAACAAATTGCACACACGGGTGCAGATCGGCCGCATTTCTTTCGGCCTTTCCGGCAATGTGGCACTGCAAAACGTTTACATCGAAGACCAGACAAAAGACACTTTGATTGCCGGCGGCACCATTAAAGCCAACGTGGCTTTTCTAAAACTCCTTTCAAACGAGGTGGAAGTAAAAGGCATCGAGCTACAAAACATAACGGCAAAAATTAAACGTGCCTTGCCCGACACGGTTTTCAATTACCAGTTTGTCGTAAATGCCTTCACCAGTGGCGCCACAAAGGATACCAGCACCGGCGCACCCATGAAATTGAATGTGAGCGACGTAACGCTGGACAACGTTGCCGTCACATACAAAGACGTGATTACCGGCAATGATTTGTTTGCAAAGATTGGCTACGCCACCACAACGATTGATTCGCTTGACCCCTACACGCAAACCTTTGATTTTCCCACACTCATTCTGCGGAACAGCGTTGTGCGCATGAAACAAATGACGCCGCTCTTGCAACCCAAGCCAATGTCGCAGGATTTGAAAGAAGCGGCGACGCCTTCTCCCATGCACTTGAACTTTGGCGTACTGGACGTTTCAAAGGTTGCGATACAATACGACAACGATGTGTCGGCGATGTACGCAAACATCAACATCGGCAAATTAAAAGTTGACGGCAAGCTGTTGGATCTTCAGCACAACAAAATTTATCTGGACGAATTGGATTTGGCCAACACAACGGCTAACATTCGAATGGGCGCAAAGCAAGGTGCGCAAGTGGTGAAGCAACAAGCCAAGCAGGAAGTAGCGGCCGAAAGCACTGCGGGTTGGGATTTTAAAATAGACAAGGTTCGCTTTGACAACAACAACGTTGTTTTCAACGATGACAGCAAACCGGCACTCAACTACGGGATGGATTACAGTCACCTCAAATTTGACAGCCTCACGCTGTACGCCGACAATTTTGTCATGAACAATGATTCAACCGGCACAACAATCACGAAAGGTTCTTTCAAAGAAAAAAGTGGTTTCGTGTTGAATGAGGTTCACGGTGATTTGTTGTATGCCAATCACCAATCTTACTTAAAGAATTTGTTGATCAAAACACCGGGTACGGAATTAAAGCGCAGCCTCGTGTTGCAATACGCTTCGCTTGATGAACTGAGCAAACATTTTGAACGCACCGTGTTTGACATAGACGTAACCGATAGCCGTGTGCAGGTGAAAGACATTCTCACCTTTGCGCCGCAGCTTCGGTCGCAGCCGGCCTTGCGCAATCCGAACGACGTGTGGCACATGAACCTCGTAGCCAAAGGAACAATGGATCGCATGAATGTTGCCGACTTGAAATTTGACGGATTGCAAAACACACATCTCAATGCAAGCGGCACGTTAAGCGGCTTGACAAACCCGAACAACGCCGGCGGCAATTTTACCATCCGCCGCTTTACAACAAACCAGAACGACCTTGCCTTGTTTGCCGGTTCGAGCTTGAAATCACTGCCGCTAAGTTTGCCGCAGACCATCAATGCTTCGGGATACATCAGCGGCAATGCAGGACGATTGAATACAACGCTCAACGTAAATACAACCGACGGCAACGTGGTGCTCGATGGCAGCTTCGCCAACCTGACGAATCCAGCGGCAATGTCGTACAACGCAAGAGTGCTGGCCTCCAATCTTCAACTCGGAAAAATTTTAAAACAACAAGGGACGATTGGAAATCTAACCGGACGGTTTACCGCAACGGGCCACGGCATTACACCCAATACCATCAACACAAAATTTTCGGCGAACATCAATTCCGTTGGCTACAATCATTACAACTACCGCAACATTAACCTGAATGGCACATTGAATAAAACGGCTTTCAACGTTCACGCAAACGTGAAAGACCCGAACGCAGCGGTTACGTTAACGGCCAGCGGTGATTATGCCGGTTACGGTCCGTATAAAATTGACGGCATGATTGACAGCGTGAAAGCCGACAAGCTTGGCTTTGCATCAGAGCCGTTAATCTTCCGCGGAAAAATAGCCGGCGACATTGCCAGCATCAATCCCGATAAACTGGCCGGAAACATTTTGATTACAAAAGGCCTTGTAGTTGCAGGCACCAATCGCCTTGTGCTGGATTCAGTTTCACTTGCCGCAGGCAACGACGGCGAAACCTTCATTACGCTTAACAGCGACATTGTTCGTGCGGAGTTGCGCGGCCAGTACAAGCTCACCGATTTAGGCGATATCTTTTTGAACAACATCTCGCCGTATTGGAACACCGGCACGCCGGCAAGCAACAGGCCGTTGGCGCCGTACAACATTCGCTTTACCGCCGATTTAATTTATTCACCGGCATTGGTAGCCTTTGTTCCTGATTTGAAGAAGGCCGATAACGTTCATGCCGAAGGCACGTTGGCAACAGGGCAAGGCTTGCAGGCGACTGTTACGGCGCCTTCCATCATTTACGGAACAAACGAAATCAACAATCTAAAAGCGAATGTATTTACCGATGCCAGCGGCTTGCACGCAAGCGGAACCGTTGACCGGCTGAAAACCGGTGGTTCGTTTGACATTTACAAAACAACCATCAACGCCACGGCCATGAACAACAACATCAACTTCTCCGTGGGCATTGATGACAAAGCACAAAAACAAAAATATTTTTTAAGCGGCTTGGTTGCCATGCCTGTTAATGGTGACATGAGTTTTCATCTGAACTCCGATAGCCTGCGGTTGAATTACGAGCCTTGGACGGTAACCCCAAACAACCGTATTGTGATTGGAAAAACGGCCATCACAGCAAACGATTTTACGCTTGCGAAAGGGGCCCAACAACTCACCATTCAAAGCCTTCCGGGTAGCGGTGCATCGCAACCATTGGAAGCACGATTCACCAACTTCCGCATCGCTACCATCACGGGTTTTATTAAATCAGATTCCGTTTTGGTTGACGGTGTAATCAACGGCAACGCTACGTTCACCAACCTTATGCAACAGCCTTTGTTCACAACCGATTTAACCGTGAATGATTTAAGCCTGCGCAAAGACACGTTGGGTAATTTGAACGCGAAAGTGAGTTCCACCGGCAGCCGTTACAATGCCAACGTAACGCTTACCGGCAGAGGCAACGACCTTTCCATTACAGGCTACGCCGAACCGCAAGGCAAAGACATTGCGATGAACCTTGACCTTGCCGTTCGCCGCTTGGAGATGGGAACTTTTGAAGGTGCATTGAAAGATTTTGTGACCTCGGCATCCGGTGCTGTGAATGGCAACGTATCGCTGCGCGGCACAACGGCTGCGCCGGTGATTGACGGCAAAATCAATTTCGATAACGTAGCCGTTTCGACGCTTGCCATTGGCGGCCCGTTGCGGGTAGATAATGAATCGCTGGTGCTGGTAAGCAACAAGGGACTTGAGTTCAACAAATTTTCGGTACGCGATTCGGCCAACACGCCCATCAACATCAACGGACTTGTGGGCACAACAAACTTTATCAATTACAATTTTGATCTTACCATAAGAGGCCGGCACTTTAGAGCCATCAGTCTTTCGAAAAAACAAGGCGAGATTTATTACGGCAACCTTTTCATCACTACCAACATGCACGTTACCGGCACGGAAGCTGCACCGAAAGTGGACGGCAACCTGACGGTGGACGAAGGCACCGACTTTACCGTTGTCGTTCCGCAAACCGATCCCGGCGTCGTGTCGCGTGAAGGCGTGGTAGAGTTTGTGGACTTTGACAACCCCGGTGCGGATTCGCTCTTTCTCGCCAATTACGATTCGTTGAACAAAGCCACGGCTTTGATCGGCTACGACATTGCAACAAATCTTACCATCAAGAAAGAAGCAAAATTCAACATCGTCATTGACGAAGCCAACGGCGACTTTGTTGCGTTGCAAGGTGACGCAGCCATGACCGCGGGCATTGACCCAAGCGGCAAAGTAAACCTCACCGGCACCTACACCATTGACCAGGGCTCGTACCAGCTCACGTACAATTTTCTGCAACGAAAATTTGATATTGAAAAAGGAAGCAAGATCACCTGGAACGGCGAACCAACGGACGCTTCGCTGGATGTGAAAGCCATTTACGTTGCCAACACTGCGCCGCTTGATTTGGTGAGCAATTACATCTCGGCTTCCAACCAGGCCATTCGCAACACCTACTTGCAAAAGCTTCCCTTCCAGGTTTTCCTCGACATGCAGGGTGATTTGATGAAGCCGCAAATCACCTTTGACATTGTGTTGCCCGAAGACAAAAACTACAACGTCTCGTCGGACATTATTACCAACGTGGAAACGCGACTGGCGCAATTGCGGCAAGAACCTTCGGAGTTAAACAAACAAGTGTTTGCGCTTTTGTTGCTGAACCGTTTTGTGGGTGAGAATCCTTTTCAAAGCAGCGGCAGCGGCGGCGGCTTTGATGCGGGTGCGTTGGCAAGGCAAAGCGTCAGCAAACTGTTGACCGAACAACTGAACGGCCTTGCGCAAAATTTAATTCAGGGCGTTGACCTCAACTTCGACATTGCTTCTACCGACGATTACACGACCGGCGAACGCCGCAACCGCACGGACTTAAACGTAGGCCTGAGCAAGCGCTTGCTTAACGACCGTCTCACCGTAACCGTGGGCAGCAATTTTGAATTGGAAGGACCGCAGCAAACGGGCCAGCAGAGCAACAACATTGCGGGCAACATCGCCGTCAATTACCAGTTGAGCCGCGATGGACGCTACATGCTGCGGGCTTACCGCAAGAATGACTATTTCGGTGTGGTTGACGGCTACATCATCGAAACCGGATTGCGCTTCATCATCACCCTTGATTACGACCGTTTCGCGGATCTGTTCCGCAAACGGAAGAGAGTCGTTAACAGAGATAACCAAAAAGAACCCAATCCATGA
- the tamL gene encoding translocation and assembly module lipoprotein TamL translates to MRKQLAMPNEQYAMNNKQCTTNNRRRAPGKYALPISNCRLLIAHCTLLIFLAACSATKHIPEGDALYTGANVKLNAENTSKQEKKVLLEDLTGLTRPRPNGRFLGIPFKLLLWNFFYTTKTKGLKHNLQQRLGEPPVLASSVSLSANTTLLQNHLQNKGFFGATVSADSTWKKKKASVTYTANAGPQYHIASVTFSKDTTPLSAVIDTISKNTLLKVGAPYDLDLIKGERERIDALVKERGYYYFSPEYLLVQVDSTYAKDYKVGMRVVVKPTTPAQAQESYRINNVYVYSNYSLNSARRDTAHSEGQLYEGFHIIDPLGKFKPKLFTNVMTFHPGDVYNRTNHNKTLQRLMNLNVFKFVKNRFEKVATDTPKLNAYYYLTPYPEKALRAEIGAETRSNNMNGSEITLGFTHRNAFRAGEQMDLKVYAGTEAQFAGSFSGVSTFRLGGEINFAIPRFVVPFFHMKSKSAYVPRTNIQLGYEQLTRSGLYSLNSFHGGLGYLWKESPVKSHELYPIAITYAQPRNVNDSFQKLVDTNFVYRHIIDKQFILGSTYQLNINQQAAGFQKINSFYFNLLGDISGNLAGLVVPGKKLFNIPFAQYIKVEADGRYYRKLGLSNTWANRIILGYGLPYGNSRQLPYIKQYFSGGNNSLRGFRSRTVGPGSYLALPTSQGYIPDQTGDLKLELNTELRPKISGPLYGAVFVDAGNIWLANNDSTRPGATFGKDFLKQLAMDAGVGIRLDIQLFVIRLDLAFPIRKPWQTPGNRWVLNDVRFGDPTWRRDNLVFNLAIGYPF, encoded by the coding sequence ATGAGGAAGCAATTGGCAATGCCCAACGAACAATATGCAATGAACAACAAACAATGTACAACAAACAACAGGAGACGTGCACCCGGCAAGTACGCATTGCCGATTTCTAATTGCCGTTTGCTTATTGCTCATTGCACATTGCTCATTTTTCTTGCGGCTTGCAGCGCTACGAAACACATACCCGAAGGCGATGCCTTGTACACCGGAGCAAACGTGAAATTGAACGCAGAAAACACAAGCAAGCAAGAAAAAAAAGTGTTGCTCGAAGACTTAACGGGACTTACGCGGCCCCGGCCAAACGGACGTTTCCTCGGCATTCCGTTTAAGCTTTTGCTTTGGAATTTCTTTTACACCACAAAAACAAAAGGCCTCAAACACAATCTTCAGCAACGCCTGGGCGAACCGCCCGTTTTGGCCAGCAGTGTTAGCCTTAGCGCCAACACCACGCTTCTGCAAAATCACTTACAGAACAAAGGTTTTTTTGGTGCAACGGTAAGCGCCGATTCTACCTGGAAAAAGAAAAAAGCAAGCGTTACTTATACGGCCAACGCCGGTCCGCAATACCACATCGCCTCGGTAACATTTTCAAAAGACACCACGCCGCTGTCAGCGGTCATTGACACCATCAGTAAAAACACCTTGTTGAAAGTGGGTGCGCCGTATGACCTTGATCTGATCAAAGGCGAACGCGAACGCATTGACGCCCTGGTGAAAGAAAGAGGCTATTATTATTTCAGCCCCGAATACCTGTTGGTGCAAGTGGACAGTACCTATGCAAAAGATTACAAAGTAGGAATGCGGGTAGTGGTAAAGCCCACCACGCCGGCGCAAGCCCAGGAGTCTTACCGCATCAACAATGTTTACGTCTACAGCAATTATAGCCTGAACAGTGCCCGAAGAGATACGGCGCACAGCGAAGGGCAATTGTACGAAGGCTTTCACATCATTGATCCGTTGGGAAAATTCAAACCCAAGCTGTTTACCAACGTGATGACCTTTCATCCCGGAGATGTGTACAACCGCACTAACCACAACAAAACCTTACAAAGGCTGATGAATCTGAACGTGTTCAAATTTGTAAAAAACCGTTTTGAAAAAGTAGCCACCGACACGCCAAAGCTTAACGCCTACTACTACCTGACTCCGTATCCGGAGAAAGCGCTGCGGGCCGAAATTGGCGCCGAAACAAGAAGCAACAACATGAACGGCAGCGAAATCACGCTGGGCTTTACGCACCGCAACGCCTTCCGTGCCGGTGAGCAAATGGACCTTAAGGTATACGCGGGCACCGAAGCACAATTCGCGGGTTCCTTCTCGGGTGTGAGTACGTTTCGGCTTGGCGGCGAAATCAATTTTGCCATTCCGCGTTTTGTGGTGCCTTTCTTTCACATGAAGAGCAAGAGCGCCTACGTGCCGCGAACCAACATTCAATTGGGCTATGAACAACTTACGCGAAGTGGCCTTTACTCGCTCAACAGCTTTCACGGCGGCCTGGGTTATTTGTGGAAAGAGTCTCCCGTGAAATCGCACGAGCTTTACCCCATCGCCATCACCTATGCGCAACCGCGCAACGTCAACGACTCGTTTCAAAAATTGGTGGACACAAACTTTGTGTACCGCCACATCATTGACAAGCAGTTTATTCTTGGTTCAACTTACCAACTGAACATTAACCAGCAGGCGGCGGGTTTTCAAAAAATCAATTCGTTTTACTTTAACCTGCTCGGCGATATTTCCGGCAACCTTGCGGGGCTGGTGGTGCCCGGTAAGAAATTGTTCAACATACCCTTTGCGCAATACATAAAAGTAGAGGCCGACGGTCGTTATTACCGCAAACTGGGCTTGAGCAATACGTGGGCCAACCGCATCATTTTGGGCTATGGATTGCCTTACGGCAACTCAAGGCAATTGCCCTACATCAAGCAATACTTCTCGGGCGGCAACAACAGTTTGCGCGGCTTCCGAAGCCGCACCGTAGGCCCGGGTTCTTACCTGGCGTTGCCAACCTCGCAAGGTTACATTCCCGATCAAACCGGTGATTTAAAATTGGAACTGAACACCGAACTGCGGCCGAAAATTTCGGGTCCTTTGTACGGCGCTGTGTTTGTGGATGCCGGCAACATTTGGCTGGCCAACAACGACTCCACAAGGCCCGGTGCCACGTTCGGGAAAGACTTCCTGAAACAGTTGGCAATGGATGCCGGTGTCGGCATCCGGCTGGATATTCAATTATTCGTCATTCGCCTGGACCTTGCCTTCCCGATACGCAAGCCCTGGCAAACACCGGGCAACCGCTGGGTGCTGAACGACGTACGGTTTGGCGATCCAACCTGGCGAAGAGACAACCTGGTTTTCAACTTGGCCATTGGTTATCCGTTCTAA